Proteins encoded within one genomic window of Dama dama isolate Ldn47 unplaced genomic scaffold, ASM3311817v1 ptg000209l, whole genome shotgun sequence:
- the LOC133053747 gene encoding heat shock transcription factor, Y-linked-like, whose translation MAHISSEIQDVPPKDESTGSETSIRSSLYDCTLTGDKVLRSMVEEYAFQALYEEVVIKRPRYTFSVSETDEVNAPLPPGFPQKLWAIVESDQFESIWWDESGTCIVINEELFKKEVLERKAPFRVLETNSMKSLVRQLNLYGFSKKRPTFQRSASLPDFLEEENNISLLSKLHIYYNPNFKRGYPQLLVRMKRRVGINNVSPISSLVRDYKTKHVKARVNTDDHNSDFLPETSGESAFSASTSLSVPFIQKPYTSQRVANTSALPPCDLPSPSSISVRQTEQILVDQPPVLNQVSIFNWHSYSSYTQVNGHLEDIATTTTPTSQNPIVSPSQSSYSGLMVEPSKFPVTYSDMSAHDSPYPKQQQRGNSWSSMPTTTYTSASSLSSQLIKSHHYMKTMLIKTDLSNKCQIMEPNED comes from the exons ATGGCacatatttcttcagaaattcaaGATGTTCCTCCAAAAGATGAATCAACTGGTTCAGAAACCTCCATTAGATCTTCTTTGTATGATTGTACACTTACTGGGGACAAGGTTTTGAGATCTATGGTTGAAGAATATGCTTTTCAGGCTTTGTATGAGGAAGTTGTGATAAAAAGGCCACgttacacattttctgtctctgaaacaGATGAGGTGAATGCACCTCTTCCACCTGGATTTCCTCAAAAATTGTGGGCAATAGTTGAAAGTGATCAGTTTGAATCTATTTGGTGGGATGAGAGTGGCACTTGTATAGTGATCAAtgaagaactcttcaagaaagaaGTCTTGGAGAGAAAGGCACCTTTCAGAGTACTTGAAACCAATAGTATGAAAAGCTTAGTTCGGCAGCTTAACCTATATGGATTTAGTAAGAAGCGACCAACTTTTCAAAGATCTGCTTCACTACCTGactttctggaagaagaaaacaacatcTCTCTTTTGAGCAAG CTACATATCTACTATAATCCAAATTTCAAAAGAGGCTATCCCCAACTGTTAGTAAGAATGAAAAGGAGAGTTGGGATTAACAATGTGTCTCCAATATCTTCATTAGTTCGAGATTACAAGACGAAGCATGTTAAAGCCAGGGTCAACACAGATGATCATAACTCTGATTTTCTTCCTGAAACTAGTGGAGAGAGTGCATTTTCAGCCTCCACAAGCTTAAGTGTGCCTTTCATACAAAAGCCTTATACCAGCCAGAGAGTCGCTAATACAAGTGCCCTACCTCCGTGTGACTTACCTTCCCCATCGTCAATATCAGTTAGACAAACAGAACAGATTTTGGTAGACCAACCTCCTGTTTTAAATCAGGTGAGCATTTTTAATTGGCACTCGTATAGCAGCTACACTCAAGTAAATGGCCACCTTGAGGACATTGCTACTACAACTACGCCTACTTCTCAGAACCCCATCGTTTCTCCATCACAGAGCAGTTATTCTGGACTGATGGTGGAGCCTTCTAAATTTCCAGTTACCTATAGTGATATGTCAGCCCATGACAGTCCTTATCCTAAACAGCAACAGAGAGGCAACTCATGGTCCTCAATGCCAACGACCACTTATACATCTGCCTCCTCTCTTTCAAGTCAACTTATCAAGAGTCATCATTATATGAAAACCATGCTAATTAAAACTGACCTATCAAATAAGTGTCAGATTATGGAGCctaatgaagattaa